The window TTCAAAGATGCCGTCGTGGCTCTGCTTGAGGGCGGCAGTTTTGACGCCCTCATCGCCTCCGGGACGGTCGTTATTACGTTCGTACTCGGCGCTGGTGTCGGCGTTTTGACGATCTCGAAAATCGTTTCGTGGGCGCTCGACCACTACCGGGCGGCGACGCTCACGTTCCTCGTTAGTCTGATGGTCGGCGCACTTCGGTTCCCAGTCGAGGAAATATTCCGGGCAGATGCGTTCGCGTGGACGCCAACGGTACTCGGCAGTGCAGTCCTCGCGGCAATCGTCGGCGGCGGTGCGGTGCTCCTTCTCGACCGTTACACCGACGACCTCGATTACTGACGCGATTTAGATCGCACCGACCCGACGTTTCAGCGAGGACCACTGTTCAACTGAGAATCAGAGTTAACTGGGTTCCCGGCGTAACTCCTCTGAGATGACTGCAACCTACGAATGTGAAAGCTGTGGCAACCGGGTGAGTGCACTGCAGCACCCTGGAGAGTGTCCGGAATGTGGTGGCGAGATGCGGAACGTCAGCGTTTCGCGCGAGTGAGTTCGGGGCTGGCTGACCGTTCGCAATCAGTCGACTCCGCGGGGGTGTGGCGGGAGAGTGCTTCGATGCGCACTGCAATCTCGGAGAGTGAGTCGTCCAATCTCGCGAGAAACGTTCCCGCTCGGTTCGTCGGGACTGCACCGTCCGGGGTCGCTTCGATGAATCCCTCGTCCTCGAGGAGCCGAAGCGCTGCACGGGTTTCGTGATGTTCGTGACCGGATTCACGTGACAGGCGTCGAATGCCTATCGGGTTGTCCTCGCGGACGAGGGTGAGAAT of the Haladaptatus caseinilyticus genome contains:
- a CDS encoding rubrerythrin-like domain-containing protein, yielding MTATYECESCGNRVSALQHPGECPECGGEMRNVSVSRE